In one window of uncultured Acetobacteroides sp. DNA:
- the mutS gene encoding DNA mismatch repair protein MutS: MKQYYEVKSKHPDAILLFRVGDFYETFGEDAIKASEILGITLTRRANGSASFVELAGFPHHAIDNYLPKLVRAGQRVAICEQLEDPKLTKKIVKRGITELVTPGVSYNDNVLEHKENNFLACVYADKKMAGVSFLDVSTGEFYAAQGSFDYVDKLLSNFSPKEVLYQRGFEHEFESHFGSKYYTYKVDEWAFGNEIGYERLLRHFQTSSLKGFGIEELSYAIAAAGAILYYLDLTQHHQLGHIRSISRLEEDRYVWLDRFTIRNLELFSSVNENAKTLINVIDQTISPMGGRLIKRWVALPLKDIASINTRLNVVEYLINKEDFREDLSQHIYEVGDLERIISKVAVGRVTPREVVQLKSALVAIKSIKESCLFAENGALKDLADQLALCESIRQRIEREVRPEAGSQLGKGSVIADGVDPELDELRGIMTHGKDFLQQIQQREIERTGITSLKISYNNVFGYYIEVRNTHKDKVPADWIRKQTLVSAERYITEELKHYEEKILGAEEKVLVIEQRIFNDLVSAIAEYVAPIQLNASLVARLDCLIGFAKVAIANGYCRPLLVDSDVLDIKAGRHPVIEKQLSAGQQYVANDVNLDSKNQQIIIITGPNMAGKSALLRQTALIVLMAQIGCYVPAASAKIGIVDKIFTRVGATDNISQGESTFMVEMLEAASILNNLSSRSLVLLDEIGRGTSTYDGISIAWSMVEYIHEHPHARAKTLFATHYHELNEMETSFDRIKNYNVSVKEVDGKVHFLRKLVKGGTEHSFGIHVAQMAGMPRSVVERANEILKELEKSHRNSSLDKPVDMLASHREGLQLSFFQLDDPVLKKIRDEIKGLDVNNLTPIDALNKLNDIKKIAGL; this comes from the coding sequence ATGAAGCAGTACTACGAGGTAAAATCAAAGCACCCAGATGCTATTTTACTTTTTAGGGTGGGGGATTTCTACGAAACATTTGGTGAGGATGCAATTAAAGCAAGCGAGATATTGGGAATTACGCTTACCCGAAGGGCTAATGGTTCTGCCTCGTTTGTTGAGTTGGCAGGATTTCCTCATCATGCAATAGATAACTATCTGCCAAAGCTGGTTAGGGCAGGTCAGCGTGTTGCCATTTGCGAGCAACTCGAAGATCCTAAACTGACCAAGAAGATCGTTAAGCGTGGAATTACCGAGCTGGTAACGCCTGGTGTTTCGTATAATGACAACGTTCTTGAGCATAAGGAGAACAACTTTCTCGCCTGCGTGTATGCTGATAAAAAGATGGCAGGTGTTTCATTCCTTGATGTGTCCACTGGAGAGTTTTATGCAGCGCAGGGTAGCTTCGACTATGTAGATAAGTTGCTATCAAACTTTTCGCCTAAAGAAGTTCTTTACCAGCGAGGGTTTGAGCATGAGTTTGAATCGCATTTTGGATCAAAATACTATACCTATAAGGTTGATGAATGGGCTTTCGGCAATGAGATAGGCTACGAACGATTGCTGCGCCACTTTCAAACGTCTTCGCTTAAGGGATTTGGAATTGAAGAACTATCCTATGCCATCGCAGCAGCAGGTGCCATCCTTTACTATTTAGATCTTACCCAACATCATCAATTAGGGCATATCCGCTCAATATCTAGGTTAGAAGAGGATCGGTACGTTTGGCTGGATAGGTTTACCATTCGTAATCTTGAGCTTTTTTCATCGGTAAACGAAAATGCAAAGACGCTTATCAATGTTATCGACCAAACCATATCGCCCATGGGCGGGCGTTTGATTAAGCGTTGGGTTGCTTTGCCATTGAAGGATATCGCATCGATTAATACTCGTCTTAATGTAGTAGAGTACCTTATTAATAAGGAAGATTTTCGAGAGGATTTGTCGCAGCATATCTATGAGGTTGGAGATCTGGAGCGTATAATCTCAAAAGTTGCAGTTGGTCGTGTAACTCCCCGTGAGGTTGTGCAGCTTAAAAGCGCCCTTGTGGCGATAAAAAGCATTAAGGAGAGTTGTCTTTTTGCCGAGAATGGTGCATTAAAAGATTTGGCAGATCAGTTGGCATTATGCGAGAGCATTCGTCAGCGCATAGAGCGAGAGGTTAGACCCGAGGCTGGAAGCCAGCTCGGAAAGGGAAGCGTAATCGCTGACGGGGTAGATCCTGAATTGGATGAGCTGCGTGGAATAATGACCCATGGAAAGGATTTCCTACAGCAAATTCAGCAGCGCGAAATCGAGCGTACCGGCATCACTTCGCTAAAGATTAGCTACAACAACGTTTTTGGGTACTACATAGAGGTACGCAATACGCATAAAGATAAGGTTCCTGCTGATTGGATTCGTAAGCAGACGTTGGTTAGTGCCGAGCGCTACATTACCGAAGAGCTAAAGCACTACGAGGAAAAGATTTTGGGAGCAGAAGAGAAGGTGCTGGTTATTGAGCAGCGAATTTTTAACGACTTAGTATCTGCAATTGCAGAATACGTCGCTCCAATTCAGCTGAATGCCTCGTTAGTTGCACGGCTCGATTGCCTAATTGGTTTTGCCAAAGTGGCGATTGCCAATGGCTACTGTCGTCCGCTGCTAGTCGATTCGGATGTGCTAGATATAAAAGCAGGACGACATCCTGTTATTGAGAAGCAGCTTAGTGCAGGTCAGCAGTATGTAGCCAATGACGTTAATCTGGATTCAAAAAATCAGCAGATCATCATTATTACTGGTCCCAATATGGCAGGTAAGAGTGCGTTGCTTCGACAGACCGCTCTAATTGTTCTTATGGCTCAGATTGGATGCTATGTGCCTGCTGCCTCTGCTAAAATAGGGATTGTTGATAAGATATTTACGCGTGTAGGTGCAACTGATAATATCTCGCAGGGCGAATCGACCTTTATGGTGGAGATGCTTGAGGCGGCGAGTATCTTGAACAATCTTTCTTCTCGCAGCCTTGTCCTTCTCGATGAAATTGGACGGGGAACAAGTACCTACGATGGTATATCAATAGCGTGGTCGATGGTGGAGTATATACATGAGCACCCTCATGCTCGGGCAAAAACTCTTTTTGCAACGCACTACCACGAACTTAACGAGATGGAGACTTCGTTCGACAGGATAAAGAACTACAACGTTTCGGTAAAAGAGGTGGACGGAAAGGTTCACTTCTTACGCAAGCTGGTAAAAGGGGGAACCGAGCACAGCTTCGGTATTCATGTGGCACAGATGGCGGGGATGCCCCGTAGCGTTGTTGAGCGGGCTAACGAAATTCTTAAGGAACTCGAAAAATCGCACCGAAACAGCTCGCTTGACAAGCCCGTAGATATGCTAGCGTCGCATCGCGAGGGGTTGCAGCTCAGCTTCTTTCAACTAGACGATCCTGTGCTGAAGAAGATAAGGGATGAGATAAAAGGGCTAGATGTGAACAACCTAACGCCGATAGACGCCCTTAACAAGCTAAACGACATAAAGAAAATAGCGGGGCTTTAG
- a CDS encoding SusC/RagA family TonB-linked outer membrane protein codes for MRRFLTLLVTIVVFGVSPTLAQTKQISGKVVGSNDNLPIPGVSVLVKEAPTVGTATDINGSFTLKNIPGHAKTLVFRIVGYKTVEIPITGTTINATLQPESKQIDEVMVVAYGTTSRKSFTGSAAKVDAEQLQRKNPSEISKALAGEIAGVQVINSNGQPGSSASIRIRGIGSAYSSRAPLYVIDGIPYEGSISGIDPSDIATTTVLKDASATALYGTRAANGVILLTTKKGEKGKTKIEADFKYGMNIRLIPQYNIIKNPENFTELTWEGLRNKYQYNTEDPLSATDAATAASGALFDADNGIYPIYNMWNADGKDLIDPATGKFKNVSRKYTPEKWDDYLFRPGKKMEGSVKISAGNDNSSHYTSFGYLKDEGYYIGSDFQRFTARSNIDQTLTSWMKSTLNMSYAYMEKNNPGQEDNMNNGFQFVNFMPSLFPVFQRDAKGNKIPDTILGGDKYDYGMYQDYGRSYASGINPAGAIKLDKNKTISHQFNGNANIEARFLTNFKFTANLGMQYRGEKLDALTNPYYGDAAGIGRIEKTAFWYLGLTANQILSWTKSFGSHNLNAFVAHESNYYDMSDMTGQKSKIARPSNLEWSNAVIMGNMDSKTYGYSLESYFGQINYDYDNRFFINGSIRRDGSSRFVDDNKWGTFGSIGAAWLLTRENFLSNVNWLKSLKYKASWGVLGNQEFNTTPSIAGYYPYEDLYNISNLNDQLAFSFAYKGNRNLTWENSKTFNTGFEFDIANFLTGEVEYYHKTTTDMLFMKQVATSLGYASYPVNDGKMVNQGVELTLNASVVKSKDLNVNVRFNAGHYKNEMITMPMDETTGKEKPLEINTFYGWAKNHSLYDFYIREYAGVDPTTGLSTWNSYYNVLPDGTKEHITDMQNYTSSKTINKLEVVKTSNYDEATNKFVGKSAIPDVSGGFGFDVNYKGIEFNTTFMYAIGGYAYDGVYASLMGNGTPGSSNWSKDILNRWQKPGDITDVPRLSSDYDKNVNATSTRFLTKRSYLSFSNARIAYSLPKSVLSKLNVNRLTFFVSGDNLFLLSARKGFVSMSSESGNSDRSQYIPLTTFIGGVTLQF; via the coding sequence ATGAGGCGATTTTTGACGTTACTTGTAACGATCGTTGTCTTTGGTGTTAGCCCAACGCTAGCTCAAACAAAGCAAATCTCCGGTAAGGTTGTTGGTTCAAACGACAACCTTCCCATACCAGGAGTAAGCGTACTTGTTAAAGAAGCACCAACAGTAGGAACAGCTACCGATATCAACGGTAGTTTTACCCTAAAGAACATTCCAGGTCATGCAAAAACTCTTGTTTTTCGTATTGTGGGGTATAAAACGGTAGAAATTCCAATAACAGGAACAACCATTAATGCTACTCTTCAACCTGAGTCCAAGCAAATTGACGAAGTAATGGTTGTTGCCTATGGCACTACTTCAAGAAAATCTTTCACAGGCTCTGCTGCAAAAGTTGATGCAGAACAACTACAAAGAAAGAATCCATCTGAAATTTCTAAAGCATTAGCAGGCGAAATTGCAGGCGTGCAAGTAATCAACTCAAATGGACAACCAGGAAGCAGTGCCTCTATTCGTATTCGAGGAATCGGTTCAGCATATTCAAGTAGAGCTCCTCTATACGTAATTGATGGTATTCCATACGAAGGATCTATTTCAGGTATTGATCCATCAGATATCGCCACCACCACCGTTTTAAAAGATGCTTCGGCGACCGCACTATACGGTACAAGAGCCGCAAATGGCGTTATCCTTTTAACTACTAAAAAAGGAGAAAAAGGAAAAACGAAGATTGAGGCAGACTTTAAATATGGTATGAATATAAGGTTGATTCCTCAATATAATATCATCAAGAATCCCGAGAACTTTACAGAACTCACATGGGAAGGTCTAAGAAACAAATACCAATATAATACAGAAGATCCATTATCAGCAACCGATGCTGCAACGGCAGCTTCTGGTGCTCTATTTGATGCTGATAACGGGATTTACCCCATCTACAATATGTGGAATGCCGATGGTAAAGATCTTATTGATCCTGCGACTGGTAAGTTCAAGAATGTTTCTCGTAAGTATACTCCCGAAAAATGGGATGACTACCTCTTCAGACCTGGTAAAAAGATGGAAGGAAGTGTCAAAATTTCTGCAGGTAACGATAACTCATCACATTATACATCTTTCGGGTATCTAAAAGATGAAGGATATTATATCGGATCTGACTTCCAGAGATTTACTGCAAGATCGAATATAGATCAAACCCTTACTTCATGGATGAAGTCTACGCTTAATATGTCTTATGCATATATGGAAAAGAATAATCCTGGACAGGAAGATAACATGAATAATGGCTTCCAATTCGTCAACTTCATGCCAAGCTTATTTCCTGTTTTCCAAAGAGATGCAAAAGGCAATAAAATACCAGATACAATACTTGGTGGAGATAAGTACGATTATGGTATGTATCAAGACTATGGAAGATCGTATGCTTCTGGTATCAACCCAGCTGGAGCAATAAAACTGGATAAGAATAAAACCATATCGCATCAATTCAATGGCAACGCCAACATCGAAGCAAGATTTCTAACCAACTTCAAATTTACTGCAAATTTAGGGATGCAGTACCGAGGAGAAAAGCTCGATGCATTAACAAATCCTTACTATGGGGATGCTGCCGGAATTGGCCGTATTGAAAAAACTGCATTTTGGTATTTAGGCTTAACTGCCAACCAGATTTTATCTTGGACAAAATCTTTTGGCAGCCACAACTTAAACGCATTTGTTGCACACGAGTCAAACTATTATGACATGTCTGACATGACAGGTCAAAAATCTAAGATTGCCCGTCCTTCAAATCTTGAATGGTCCAATGCTGTCATTATGGGCAACATGGATTCTAAAACATACGGCTACTCGCTTGAAAGTTATTTTGGACAAATCAACTACGATTACGATAACAGATTCTTCATTAACGGATCGATTAGACGTGACGGAAGTTCTCGATTTGTAGACGATAATAAATGGGGAACCTTCGGCTCTATTGGTGCTGCTTGGTTGCTCACCCGTGAGAATTTCTTAAGCAATGTGAACTGGTTAAAAAGCCTTAAGTATAAAGCTAGTTGGGGTGTTTTAGGCAACCAAGAATTCAACACAACTCCATCAATAGCAGGCTACTATCCTTATGAGGATTTGTATAATATAAGTAATCTAAATGATCAGTTAGCATTCAGTTTTGCTTATAAAGGAAATAGAAATCTTACTTGGGAGAATAGCAAAACGTTCAATACCGGTTTCGAATTTGACATTGCCAATTTCTTGACAGGAGAAGTTGAATACTACCATAAAACAACAACCGACATGCTATTTATGAAGCAGGTTGCAACTTCTCTTGGCTATGCATCTTACCCTGTAAACGATGGAAAAATGGTAAACCAAGGTGTCGAGTTAACGCTTAATGCGAGTGTTGTTAAAAGTAAAGATCTAAACGTAAATGTTCGTTTTAATGCAGGTCATTACAAAAATGAGATGATAACCATGCCTATGGACGAAACGACAGGCAAGGAGAAGCCACTGGAAATTAACACATTCTACGGATGGGCAAAAAATCATTCCCTATATGACTTCTATATTCGCGAATATGCAGGAGTAGATCCTACTACAGGTCTTTCTACATGGAATTCGTACTATAACGTATTACCAGATGGTACTAAAGAGCATATTACGGATATGCAAAACTATACAAGTTCAAAGACCATAAACAAACTCGAAGTTGTTAAAACATCCAATTACGATGAAGCAACCAATAAGTTTGTCGGTAAATCTGCAATACCAGATGTATCAGGAGGGTTTGGCTTTGATGTAAACTATAAAGGCATTGAATTTAACACCACCTTTATGTATGCAATTGGAGGCTACGCTTACGATGGAGTATATGCATCTTTAATGGGCAATGGAACTCCTGGCTCTTCAAACTGGAGTAAAGATATATTGAATCGCTGGCAAAAGCCTGGAGACATTACAGATGTACCCAGACTATCTTCGGATTACGACAAAAACGTAAATGCCACATCTACAAGATTTTTAACCAAGCGTTCATATTTAAGCTTCTCAAATGCTCGAATCGCATACAGTTTACCTAAAAGCGTGCTAAGCAAACTGAACGTTAATAGACTAACCTTCTTCGTGTCAGGAGATAATCTTTTCTTACTATCAGCAAGAAAAGGATTTGTTTCGATGAGCAGTGAAAGTGGGAATTCAGATAGAAGCCAATACATTCCTCTAACTACGTTTATTGGAGGTGTTACACTTCAATTCTAA
- a CDS encoding RagB/SusD family nutrient uptake outer membrane protein produces MRTKILSLIAICFLAASCSESFLEEEPTSVISQTQLKENAKWNPNIMLGQSLGISATLIKYGTGGTEDHDDFGQKSIDIATDIMSGDMALTAKTYGWFGNDADLQNNTPTRMRTYKAWRYYYRIIKAANEIFDTFGSDTQIPEEGSENRIYFGQAKAMRANSYFNLVLLYAGNYDVSKDKKVLPIYTSQLTAETKGLSTVDQVYDRIITDLKDAITALNGYTATSKDRINADIAKGMLAYAYLNRGDNTKKDYENAALLSSEVIANGNYPLMTKDEILQSGFNNVSIPSWMWAIDLTKDNTAGLPTFWGQVDYFTYSYAYAGDRKVIDKNLFLTIPKTDTRRSWFHSSVLIPWNKFYDNARKAGGNRLWDNDEVFMRVEEMYLINAEANARLNQLPAAATALKELLLERDNTVAATVETMDQPTLLNQIYFNWRLEMWGEGKGLQTMKRFKKSMTRGANNVSLAGVTISYDDPRFIFQIPEREVNNNPNLNK; encoded by the coding sequence ATGAGAACAAAAATATTAAGCTTAATTGCAATATGCTTTCTAGCAGCAAGCTGCTCGGAAAGTTTCCTTGAGGAAGAGCCTACTAGTGTAATCTCACAAACACAGCTTAAGGAAAATGCCAAGTGGAATCCCAACATCATGCTTGGACAATCGCTAGGCATTTCGGCCACCTTAATCAAATATGGAACAGGTGGCACAGAGGATCATGATGATTTCGGACAAAAATCCATAGATATCGCAACGGATATCATGAGTGGTGATATGGCATTAACAGCAAAAACATATGGATGGTTTGGTAATGATGCAGATCTTCAAAATAATACACCAACAAGAATGAGAACTTATAAAGCTTGGAGGTATTATTATAGGATCATCAAAGCGGCAAATGAAATATTTGACACCTTTGGATCTGACACCCAAATACCTGAAGAAGGTTCCGAGAATCGCATTTATTTCGGTCAGGCAAAAGCAATGAGAGCCAATTCTTACTTTAATTTAGTATTGCTCTACGCAGGTAACTATGATGTATCTAAAGATAAAAAAGTTCTTCCGATATACACATCTCAGCTTACCGCCGAAACAAAGGGTCTTTCTACTGTAGATCAAGTATACGATCGTATTATCACAGATCTAAAAGATGCAATTACGGCATTAAATGGATATACAGCAACTTCAAAAGACAGAATAAATGCTGACATTGCAAAAGGAATGCTTGCTTATGCATACCTAAACAGAGGTGATAATACAAAAAAGGATTATGAAAATGCGGCATTATTATCCTCAGAAGTAATTGCCAACGGAAATTATCCCCTAATGACAAAGGATGAAATTCTCCAATCGGGATTCAATAATGTTTCAATTCCTTCTTGGATGTGGGCCATTGATCTTACCAAAGATAATACAGCAGGACTTCCTACTTTCTGGGGACAGGTTGACTACTTCACCTATAGTTATGCCTACGCCGGAGATAGAAAGGTCATCGACAAGAATCTTTTCCTAACGATTCCCAAAACCGATACCAGAAGAAGCTGGTTTCATTCCTCTGTTCTTATTCCTTGGAATAAATTCTATGACAATGCAAGAAAAGCTGGAGGAAATCGTCTTTGGGACAATGATGAGGTTTTCATGCGTGTAGAGGAAATGTATCTAATCAACGCAGAAGCAAATGCAAGATTAAATCAGCTTCCTGCTGCTGCTACAGCACTAAAGGAATTACTACTCGAAAGAGACAATACTGTTGCCGCTACCGTTGAAACAATGGACCAACCCACACTTCTTAATCAGATTTATTTTAACTGGAGACTTGAAATGTGGGGCGAAGGGAAAGGACTTCAAACGATGAAACGTTTCAAAAAATCGATGACAAGAGGAGCAAACAACGTATCATTAGCTGGTGTAACTATTAGCTATGACGATCCTCGCTTTATATTTCAAATCCCAGAAAGAGAGGTTAACAACAATCCAAATTTAAATAAGTAA
- a CDS encoding TonB-dependent receptor — protein sequence MRRFLTLLVTIVVFGVSPTLAQTKQVSGKVVGSDDNLPIPGVSVLVKEAPTIGTTTDANGNYTLKNVPANGKTLVFRFVGFQTLEMPITGNVINAQLLSENQKIEEVVVMAYGTVKKSSMTSSATVVGGKELSTRPVSNAVKALEGQAAGVQVTPGYGAPGSAPTIRVRGFGSINASSDPLYVVDGIPYDGGIGNINSDDIESLTVLKDAAATSLYGSRAANGVVMVTTKKGKNEQFTVTAKASFGISQRGIPEYSRIGTMDYYPTIWSAVKNGYSWGQATYTASNKWQPGVLPASGTASEAYGAGLANANLISAFLKYNILTTDGKNAMDPTAIIGADGKINPDAKILSGYNDLDWFKELTRLGKRKDYSVTASGGTAKSDYYFSVGYLDENGYVVNSDYERLTARSSINMKPTSWLKLGTNISGTVVNANQITGDADNSSAYKNPFFFARGIGPLYPVYLHDPATGNLVLDEKGQKQYDYGQLKSRGSGASAGRNVLAELLWNSDKYKTNVLDSKAYAEVYIPYGFKLSVNGGYYVRNFKDGQYDNITVGDGAPAGRLNKSFNQITSITLNQLLTWNKSFNLHNVDVLVGHESYAYKYSEMAGMKQGQIVSNIQEFPNFTDLSDMSSKEDNDKLESYLSRINYNYAEKYFISGSYRRDGSSRFGSDIRWGDFFSGSLAWNITREDFIKEFSWINELKLRASYGETGNNSIGSYYPYQDLYGLGWNNGMNSTGGILQSTSLANSEISWEKNKQSNIALDFKFLNRVSGSIEWFNRESDNLLFDVPQPLSSGRTSKPQNIGTMYNRGVEVSLNGTLVNMTNGFNWNISVNATTLTNKITKMPVESPTIILGTKQLSKGHSIYDFWLRQWGGVDSRDGSALYVYDDQLDAAVFNETGKPYVFRTIDGKKYTTDPNYAKYGYCGSSIPDVYGGITNTFSYKGINLSILLAYSIGGKGYDAAYASLMSYGAGSALHTDILKSWQKPGDITDVPRIDVTKNAQLNAGSSRWLVDADYLALKNISLGYTFPTKLVNKAGLKGLSAYFSGDNLGMLTKRKGFNPQQNFGGTTSNTYVMSKVYTFGVNVTL from the coding sequence ATGAGGCGATTTTTGACGTTACTTGTAACGATCGTTGTCTTTGGTGTTAGCCCAACGCTAGCACAAACAAAGCAAGTCTCAGGAAAGGTTGTAGGATCAGACGACAACCTGCCTATTCCTGGAGTAAGTGTATTAGTAAAAGAAGCGCCAACAATTGGCACAACAACTGATGCAAATGGCAACTACACACTGAAAAATGTTCCTGCAAATGGGAAAACTTTAGTGTTCCGTTTTGTAGGATTTCAGACTCTCGAAATGCCTATAACTGGTAATGTTATTAATGCACAACTTCTATCTGAAAATCAAAAGATCGAAGAAGTTGTTGTAATGGCTTATGGAACAGTAAAAAAGTCAAGTATGACTAGTTCTGCAACCGTTGTAGGTGGAAAAGAACTCTCTACAAGACCTGTTTCAAATGCAGTTAAAGCCCTTGAGGGACAAGCTGCGGGGGTACAAGTCACTCCTGGATACGGTGCTCCAGGATCTGCGCCTACCATTCGTGTGCGTGGTTTTGGATCTATTAATGCATCAAGTGATCCTCTTTATGTTGTTGATGGCATTCCATACGATGGAGGCATCGGCAACATTAACTCTGACGATATCGAGAGCCTTACTGTACTTAAAGATGCAGCAGCAACCTCTCTTTATGGTAGTAGAGCGGCCAACGGAGTTGTAATGGTAACCACTAAAAAGGGTAAAAACGAACAATTTACAGTTACTGCAAAAGCTAGTTTTGGTATCTCGCAAAGAGGTATTCCTGAGTATTCAAGAATTGGAACGATGGATTACTATCCAACTATTTGGAGCGCGGTAAAGAATGGCTACTCTTGGGGACAAGCAACCTATACTGCCTCAAACAAATGGCAACCAGGCGTTCTACCTGCATCTGGAACCGCTTCCGAGGCATATGGTGCTGGACTTGCCAATGCCAATTTAATTTCAGCATTCCTTAAGTATAATATACTCACCACCGACGGAAAAAATGCTATGGATCCGACTGCTATCATTGGGGCAGATGGGAAAATAAATCCAGATGCAAAAATTCTCTCTGGATATAATGACCTAGATTGGTTTAAAGAACTAACGAGACTAGGTAAGCGTAAAGACTACTCAGTAACTGCAAGTGGTGGTACTGCAAAATCGGATTACTACTTTTCAGTTGGTTACCTAGATGAAAACGGATATGTAGTTAATTCCGACTATGAGCGTCTTACTGCAAGGTCTTCTATCAACATGAAACCTACTTCATGGTTGAAATTAGGAACAAACATTTCGGGTACCGTAGTTAATGCCAACCAAATTACAGGTGATGCCGATAACTCATCCGCCTATAAGAACCCATTCTTCTTTGCCCGCGGCATTGGACCTCTTTATCCTGTATACCTTCACGATCCAGCAACAGGCAACCTTGTGTTAGATGAGAAAGGACAAAAGCAGTATGACTATGGCCAACTAAAATCAAGAGGATCTGGCGCAAGCGCTGGACGAAATGTACTTGCTGAACTCTTGTGGAATTCCGACAAGTACAAGACGAACGTATTAGACAGCAAAGCTTACGCCGAGGTTTACATTCCATATGGATTTAAACTATCCGTAAATGGAGGATATTACGTTCGTAACTTTAAGGATGGACAATACGACAACATAACTGTTGGTGATGGTGCTCCTGCAGGAAGGTTGAACAAGAGCTTCAATCAAATTACAAGCATAACCTTAAACCAATTGTTGACTTGGAATAAGTCTTTTAACTTGCACAATGTTGACGTTCTTGTAGGTCATGAATCATACGCCTATAAGTATAGCGAAATGGCTGGTATGAAACAGGGGCAAATTGTATCTAATATTCAAGAGTTCCCTAACTTTACAGACCTATCCGACATGTCTTCGAAGGAAGATAATGACAAGCTGGAGAGCTACCTTTCGCGTATCAACTACAACTATGCAGAAAAATACTTTATTAGCGGATCATATCGTCGTGACGGATCTTCCAGATTCGGATCAGATATTCGCTGGGGCGACTTCTTCTCGGGCAGCTTAGCTTGGAATATTACTCGCGAAGATTTCATCAAAGAATTCTCTTGGATCAACGAGCTAAAGCTTAGAGCATCATATGGTGAAACCGGTAATAACTCCATTGGCTCATACTATCCTTATCAAGATCTATACGGATTAGGCTGGAATAACGGTATGAACTCAACTGGTGGTATTTTACAAAGCACCTCGCTAGCCAACTCTGAAATCTCATGGGAAAAGAACAAGCAAAGTAATATTGCTCTTGACTTCAAGTTTCTAAATAGGGTTTCAGGATCTATCGAATGGTTCAATAGAGAATCTGACAACCTACTTTTTGATGTTCCTCAACCGCTATCATCAGGACGTACATCTAAGCCACAAAACATTGGCACAATGTACAATAGAGGTGTTGAGGTGAGCTTAAATGGAACCCTTGTTAACATGACCAATGGATTTAACTGGAACATCTCGGTTAATGCCACTACGCTAACCAACAAGATTACCAAAATGCCAGTTGAATCTCCAACTATAATCTTAGGTACAAAGCAGTTATCAAAAGGTCATAGCATTTATGACTTTTGGTTACGCCAATGGGGAGGTGTAGATTCTCGTGATGGTTCTGCTCTTTACGTTTATGACGACCAACTTGACGCTGCAGTTTTCAATGAAACAGGGAAACCATACGTATTCAGAACAATTGATGGCAAGAAGTACACAACAGATCCAAACTATGCTAAGTATGGCTACTGTGGAAGTTCAATACCAGATGTATATGGTGGTATAACCAATACATTCTCTTATAAGGGTATTAACCTAAGCATACTACTAGCTTATAGCATTGGCGGCAAGGGTTATGATGCTGCATATGCCTCATTAATGTCCTACGGAGCAGGTAGTGCGCTACATACAGACATCCTTAAAAGCTGGCAAAAACCGGGCGACATTACCGATGTACCACGTATTGATGTTACCAAAAACGCTCAGCTAAATGCAGGTTCTTCGCGCTGGCTTGTTGATGCAGACTATCTTGCTCTCAAGAACATCTCTCTAGGCTATACCTTCCCAACTAAGCTGGTTAACAAGGCTGGTCTTAAAGGATTAAGCGCCTACTTCTCGGGTGACAACCTTGGCATGCTAACTAAAAGAAAAGGATTTAACCCTCAACAAAACTTTGGTGGAACAACAAGTAACACCTACGTTATGTCGAAAGTATACACTTTTGGTGTTAATGTAACTCTCTAA